The DNA segment ccactttcatgacgggatttgactctttgtatgaactcgaactagtggaaacagtgaaagcatcaaactttttactcaagttgttcattccagccaccagattggacatgacatttttgagttctgggtctgctttcatttcataattacctggttttctagacccaaactcatctctaattactttctcaccatagctactccaattttgggcattttcagctaagtcaacaagaaattcataggcttgatccggggtttggttcatgaacctacccttgtgcatggactcaatcatgtttctatgtgctggaggtagtcctttataaaagaagtgaaccagatcagccttatcaagcccatggtgtgggcatttgaccaacaagtcatggaatctttcccaaagttgggaaaattcctcctcagattttcctctaaaagttcttatggcatccttaattttttcagtctttaccataggatagaacttagccatgaacttcttagatagttgttcccatgatgtgatggaatttgaagcaaggaaatacagccatgcagcagcacgatcctctaaagtcatgagaaacaaccttaatttaataccctcttcatctaagttttgatttctaaacgtttgacagattgtcaaaaatttgtttagataaatatagggttgttcactctcgaacccatgaaacttgggtaacatgtttattgttgcagcccaaatttcaaattgggctgcattattgattggtaatactatgcaagtagggggactagcggatgcgggtgcaaacaattcatttagggttctaatatgttcacccattgtagagatcgacggttggtttacagttcgcaagttgtgataaaaagttctgtcaatctcaggatcaaatggggttaatttatcccttaatgaccttctaccatgcatacattatcaataacttaattagactcgactcctaaatgaaatcctaaaagagaagagaagggctagacacagatgaccacaatcaacaccacacaacaatttgaccctattagtcttagaattaagtgaggtttagtagcttcttaaatctagttgcacagagatttatcaggttaaaaaaattcttgaaattctctcctagattagacagctcctaatctccctttcagattaagcttgagcttaccagttaagcaatccagtaaccagtgaccaggaaagtcccggggtgtgtggtggtgccagaagggatacaccgataccacaatacccgtaacagttcttactgttgtaaaacttttctagacatcaccaattactaaattctcactggagtagctttcagccgcttctttccaagagcctaattgagctcgaaatccctaaggccaacgtctaatttgattttaatttaatttggtttaggataagtatgcaaggtggtgatttttgggctaaggacaggtaatgactttccgaccttatctttttaatggattttgcccttaaattcttttatgcaaatgcttaatactaaatgtagcaaataatcaatgattttttaaagtttatgcaatgtcattaggttgtattgattgaatgagcaagcaattttttttttacttttactaattttttttttttttttagcaataacttgaatgtaaactaaacaaaatctatatgcgtcagtcaatctccgaatgcccgttgaataagctctggagattactccgtgaggagtcccaatagaggtatgataacctcgggggattgcaccctatcaattactagcaaaaataataattttttttatatttttttgatttaattaaatttttttttctttttaaacttcaaatttcgaatctcagaattcaaattttgaattttaaaaatttttgaatttttatttttttttgaattttaatttttttatttttttttgaattttaaatttcgaatttcaaatttcagaatttaataactacgaaattattaactaaaaattatcaaaataagaaaaattaataaaaataaaaaacttactaccggagtacgttcactccgggcatccaaaatttgatttgatcttcgtgatcgttcttgcttctcgatttgccttcccggcaacggcgccaaaattctgttcgtcctttcctgtccacctaaaaatatgctagacagatcgttgttagaaccgatgaacaaaagttaaatttaaattttttactcttacctttcttactcgaagaatagtggttgtaagaggtcgatccacagggaggcgattggagttgcataaaaattagaacgttcactcggattcaaaatcgatttttgaataatagaagaaaaacattatatcgGGAATGATGATGAATTCTCTAGTCTActggagaattatttttttatttaaaaataataaaaagacatgtacttagatttaaagagcatttatatttttaactaatcaaagaaaagctctggcataaataaaaatggatgaaaacaagaagaaactgcataaaggaaaatttaatgtattgcataaaaagaaaaattaaaccattgcatgaagaaaacagaaattaaactaaacctagaacaagaattgcatgaaaaagaaatgatagattcgataaaaataacatcgattacaaataacaatggagattagacctaatactccttctcttttgtaaataaaataaagaaaaagaaagtagaacaagtcacttttcttctccctctctctcccacggtggaactcccaaaataaaacacttttttttattcctttcttcttcccaagaacagagccttgctctgttccttcttctcaacacccagccgattccttctttggttcccaccccaaccgagcacaccccctgCCAATGGCCTCtctcccctttttatagcccttgGAGACATGGAAGAGGCGGGATCCGCGGGATCGGCTGGGCGGATTGCGGAAGGTGGGCTGCTGGCTGCGTGATGCTGGGGATCCGACGGGAGCTGGCACAGTGCCTGGCATGGAAGATATCTTGGAATCTTCACGGCTGGCCACGGGATCAACGAGAGGACGTGGATCCGTGGGTGCAGAGGCGGAGGCTGCCGTGGGACCACTGCTAGCATCACGGGAGGGTGATCGACGGAGGAGGTGCTGGGATTTTGATCGCGTAAGGAAGGAGACGCGGAAGAGACGCTGGGATGGAGCGGAAGATGGGAACGGCTTGCATCAAGGGATTCCGGGAGGTGGGGACGCGGTgaattctttcttctccccttctttcgcatgggatctcgggaggaaggagagggcggtgATGCACTGCGGACGGCTGGAGTGGAATGCGGAAGAgaagatcacggaagagcttgaGATGCGGACGGGCTAGAGACGCGGGCTTCCTTCTTTGGTGTTGCTGGCACGGTCACTTGGCTTGCATCCTGgctggagctgggaggaatcgcggagatgatggcgttgaagatgcggacgcgggcggcttggatcacgggagaggCATTCATGGCTTGGATGCGCCGTGGAAGATGGATACGGACGGGAGATGGGATGCTAAAAATGGACGCCAGGGGACTCTTGGGCTGCTGGGATTTGGATCACGGGTcacctgttctgactggaggtcaattgcaagtttcaagtcatgggtcacccgacctcatagttatgatatgaccaaattagatttgcccaaaaattcttttccaaaagcacaaataaaatggacccgattcggacccgacccTGACGCGgacccgactcgatcttcaaccgggtcgaatctgggaagggattcttctttagtcaaatttgaactcaatgtgcattttatttctaatttatgaaaatatgtgccaaacccaaatataatattaatccagtgaatttatcattatcggttagcaataatactaatttaggtgacatgtgggtcgcacttttgtgctctcatcaggaaCCTCTCCGTTCGAGGGGGGGAGAAAAAATTCTGCCTATTTACTTCTACCTCTGTTCATACGCTTGCcctctctaacttaagcatcggagaacCGGCGCCGGATAAACCCGGCCAccagcttcttgcaggtcccccAGAGGATGCCGCATATCGCTGTATCGCCGCCGTTCACCAAGCCCTCCCGgagttcctcctcctcctcagccgacggccgtcCCCgaatccaatttccagcaacagttgatgctagaggaagggcccgagtcacGACCATGAAGCTGAGAAGCAAGGAAGCTTCTAATGCCTCCCGACGTTCTCCGCCTagccctggacactctgtccagaactcaccCCCTCCGGCCGACCCGACTCCCCAAGTCCGGCCGGAACAGTTTGATGCTCTGGTGCAGTAGGTTCAGGCCTTGACCGCTATTGTCCAAGGCCTGCAGCCCAGGGGCGTCCCGACAGCACCGTTCCCTCAGGCCCCGGTTCAGTCGGCGCCCCCTGTAAGTGGACCGCCCCTCCAAGGCCAAGATCTCCACGCCCAGGCATCCCCCTGGAGAGAATCCTCAGTGAGGGGTCCTGGTGAATGGCCGCAACCGTTAGAAGCCGAGTCAGTCCCAGGGCAACCTGTGCCGGAGCGGACCGCCGCGGCGATCCCCCAGAGCGAcgagctcgacaagaaggtcgagaagctggagcgccagatcgagGCGCTCCACGGCAGAAGGACGGGACGCGATGGCGACTTTGAGTTTACCATGAGGTCCCCCTTCTCCCAAcaaatcgaggatgagccggtcccgccgAGATTTatgatgccccaggtggagccttacaacggcaagaccgaccccctcgaccacctggaaagctatCGAGCCTTAATGGCCCTGcagggagcctcggaggccatgctttgcaaagcctttccagcaaCACTCCGGGGAGCAGCTCGGCtctggtttaccgggctgaagcctaGTACCGTCTCTtcttttgagcaactcggcaggcaatTCGCCACCAATTTTCCTGCTAGCCGACCCCAGCGGCGTACctcagactccctccttgacataAAATAAAAAGAGGGAGAATCCCTCAGAAAATATctggaccgcttcaccgccgcaacatgggaggtccagGAGCTCGACCAGTCAATTGCCATAtcggcactaaagactgggACCCGGTCTTAtagatttctcttctccatcgagaagaattttcctgcTGACCTCACTAAGATGCTggctcgggcgcggaagtatgcgAAAGCCGAGGAAGCCGTTGCTTCTAGACGGAGCGGGATCGAGCAGACCTCCAAAAAGCAGaaaaggcgccgtgaggagcgcggccgccctagaagcccgtctccgcgcCGTGCCAAGAACCCGTCCCGTCTGAAGAGTCCACCTCGGTTGCAGGGACCGcctcgaccaaggtccccgCCTCGGCCGAGATCTCTACCGCGGTCCCGCATACCCAACGGGAGGTACGAAAATTACACTCCCCTTACCCCTCCTCGGACTGAGATtctcatggagatcgagggcCGGGATTATTTCTGGCCTCCGCCCCCGAGGCGGGATCCCGAGGCCTGGCGCAATCCCcgaaagtactgccgcttccaccgggaccacggccatgaTATAGAAGATTGtttccagctccgggacgaaATCGAGGCACTCATCCACCGAGGAGTGCTTGACCGGTTCATACGGAACCGGCGTGAAGAGAAAAGGCCAGCGGAGAATACCGCACAGCCCGAAAATCCAAATGCCAACAGACCCATCGCCAGCACCATTAACACCATCCGAAGCGGAACCTCGGTCGGAGGAGTTGCAGAGGAAGGCACCACCCCGAAGCGCTTACGCGCCTCCGAAactatctcgttctcggacgaggacttggagGGAGTTGAAACCCCCCATGAcgatgctgtggtcatctccatggttGTAAACAAGTTTTATGTaaaacgtgtcctagttgataatgaaagttcggcgaatgttttgtactttGACGCCTATTCTAGAATGGGGATGACAGAGAAGCAATTACGGAGGATGAACGCCCCGCTAGTCAGATTTACTGGGGACTCGGTTCCGGTGGAGGGCGAGATCGATCTTCTGGTCACGGTCGGGCTCGCTCCTCGAGAAAGAACCATGAGGATGGATTTCCTCGTAGTGCGTTTCCCTCGGCCTATAACGCC comes from the Phoenix dactylifera cultivar Barhee BC4 unplaced genomic scaffold, palm_55x_up_171113_PBpolish2nd_filt_p 001687F, whole genome shotgun sequence genome and includes:
- the LOC120108971 gene encoding uncharacterized protein LOC120108971 is translated as MEIEGRDYFWPPPPRRDPEAWRNPRKYCRFHRDHGHDIEDCFQLRDEIEALIHRGVLDRFIRNRREEKRPAENTAQPENPNANRPIASTINTIRSGTSVGGVAEEGTTPKRLRASETISFSDEDLEGVETPHDDAVVISMVVNKFYVKRVLVDNESSANVLYFDAYSRMGMTEKQLRRMNAPLVRFTGDSVPVEGEIDLLVTVGLAPRERTMRMDFLVVRFPRPITPSSDDQGSMLFELWSQPATYLCGSPPAKESAKSVETKR